From the Bremerella alba genome, one window contains:
- a CDS encoding SpoIIAA family protein, with protein MSEHVEVVHLKDLTIVRITGKLTAADYEHFVPEIEKQISEFGKLRLLVEMHNFEGWTMGALWDDVKFDAKHWGDIKRLAIVGESKWESGMAVFCKPFTSANVKYFDHTKLEEAKKWLVEEE; from the coding sequence ATGAGTGAACACGTAGAAGTTGTGCATCTGAAGGATCTGACCATTGTTCGCATAACCGGCAAGCTAACCGCTGCCGACTACGAACACTTTGTACCTGAAATCGAAAAACAGATTTCGGAATTCGGTAAGCTTCGCCTATTGGTCGAAATGCACAACTTCGAAGGCTGGACCATGGGAGCTCTGTGGGACGACGTCAAGTTTGATGCAAAGCATTGGGGCGACATCAAACGTCTGGCGATCGTTGGTGAATCGAAATGGGAATCGGGCATGGCCGTTTTCTGCAAGCCATTTACTTCCGCAAATGTTAAGTATTTCGACCATACCAAGTTGGAAGAAGCTAAGAAGTGGTTGGTTGAGGAAGAGTAA
- a CDS encoding RNA polymerase sigma factor encodes MVDEDRRDVRQFVDELYRTESRRVYATLVRLLSDFDLAEEAMHEAFTSALVKWQEEGIPQNPRAWLVSTGRFKAIDTIRRRVRFDESLGDIAKRLDKEQDQFAAIDDENIEDDRLRLIFTCCHPGIPSNTQVALTLREVCGLRTEEIASAFLTTPPTIAQRIVRGKQKIRDAGIPFEIPTIPHMPQRLDSVLSVIYLVFNEGYSASSGETATRRDLSEEAIRLGRLLVQLLPDAEAIGLLALMLIQESRRTARTSASGDIILLENQDRSLWVRQYISEGVELIQQALLTRRFGLYTIQAAIAAVHAEAKTPEATDWTQIIALYDVLSRIDPSPVVELNRAVAVAMRDGPEAGLTLIDEILAEGTLSEYHLAHAARADLCRRMGKTNDAVNAYRRALELVKQEPERRFLEGRIKQLS; translated from the coding sequence ATGGTGGACGAGGACCGTCGAGACGTTCGTCAATTCGTTGATGAGCTTTACCGCACGGAATCGCGCCGTGTCTATGCAACCTTAGTGCGCCTGCTTAGCGACTTCGATCTTGCAGAAGAAGCTATGCATGAGGCGTTCACGTCAGCGTTGGTGAAATGGCAGGAAGAGGGAATTCCCCAAAACCCCCGTGCGTGGTTAGTATCTACGGGGCGATTTAAGGCTATCGACACGATTCGTCGACGCGTGAGGTTCGACGAATCGTTGGGGGATATCGCGAAACGACTGGACAAAGAACAAGACCAGTTTGCGGCCATTGATGACGAAAATATCGAAGACGATCGACTTCGGCTGATCTTTACCTGTTGTCATCCAGGGATCCCATCCAATACTCAGGTGGCTTTGACGCTACGGGAAGTATGCGGACTTCGTACGGAAGAAATTGCCAGCGCGTTTCTTACCACTCCGCCCACCATCGCTCAGCGGATTGTCCGCGGAAAGCAAAAGATTCGAGACGCAGGCATCCCGTTTGAGATACCGACGATTCCTCATATGCCTCAGCGTTTGGATTCAGTGCTTTCGGTAATCTACCTTGTATTTAACGAAGGGTACTCCGCCTCGTCTGGAGAGACGGCCACGCGACGTGATCTTTCAGAAGAAGCCATTCGGCTGGGGCGGCTCTTAGTCCAACTACTTCCCGACGCCGAAGCAATTGGCCTCTTGGCCCTGATGCTGATCCAGGAATCGCGCCGAACGGCGCGTACTTCAGCTTCAGGCGATATTATTTTGCTGGAAAACCAAGACCGGTCATTGTGGGTTCGGCAGTACATTTCGGAAGGGGTGGAACTCATTCAACAAGCTTTGCTGACTCGTCGATTTGGCTTATACACCATCCAGGCGGCTATTGCCGCCGTTCATGCTGAAGCAAAAACACCTGAAGCAACCGACTGGACGCAAATCATTGCCCTCTATGATGTTCTGTCTAGAATTGATCCGTCGCCAGTCGTTGAATTAAACCGTGCCGTCGCTGTAGCAATGCGTGATGGTCCTGAAGCTGGCTTGACGTTGATCGACGAAATACTCGCCGAAGGGACCTTGTCCGAATACCATCTGGCACATGCCGCGCGAGCTGACCTCTGTCGACGAATGGGCAAGACCAACGATGCCGTGAATGCTTATCGGCGTGCCTTGGAATTGGTGAAGCAGGAACCGGAACGCCGTTTTCTTGAGGGACGGATCAAACAATTGAGTTAG
- a CDS encoding YciI family protein — MKFVCLGYIDASMWESLPKEEAEKAMEECMAYDNELRKGGNFAGGGALDAPQNGVTLRHQAGQVRVTDGPYTETKEQIGGILLLEARDLNHAIQLMTKHPGVRMGPFEIRPADEAMNLQILEISERLAKETNEI, encoded by the coding sequence ATGAAGTTCGTCTGCTTGGGATATATCGATGCGTCGATGTGGGAGAGTCTCCCTAAGGAAGAAGCCGAAAAGGCGATGGAAGAGTGTATGGCCTACGACAATGAACTCCGCAAGGGAGGCAATTTCGCAGGCGGCGGGGCGCTCGATGCTCCCCAAAACGGTGTGACACTTCGCCATCAAGCGGGCCAAGTCCGTGTGACGGATGGTCCGTATACCGAAACAAAAGAACAGATCGGGGGGATCCTGCTGTTGGAAGCCCGCGACTTGAATCATGCCATACAGCTGATGACAAAGCATCCTGGAGTTCGCATGGGCCCCTTTGAAATTCGCCCGGCTGACGAAGCTATGAACTTGCAGATTCTGGAAATCTCAGAGCGTTTGGCCAAAGAAACCAACGAAATTTAG
- a CDS encoding DUF1579 domain-containing protein: MHVEPQVEHRWLENLLGDWTIEAEMDMGPGKPRETSVGKESVRLLGEVWVLCDMESDMPEGSTALSQMALGYDPQQKSFVGSFVSSSMATLWIYGGGTLNDAGNQLTLNTTGPSFTGEGMSQYQDVIEIVDKDHRILHSFMLDENEVWQEFMTAKYTRQQ; this comes from the coding sequence ATGCACGTTGAACCTCAAGTCGAGCACCGCTGGCTAGAGAATTTGTTGGGTGACTGGACCATCGAAGCAGAAATGGATATGGGCCCTGGCAAGCCAAGGGAAACATCTGTCGGCAAGGAAAGCGTTCGGCTTCTCGGCGAAGTGTGGGTGCTTTGCGATATGGAGAGCGATATGCCTGAGGGCAGCACAGCGCTCTCGCAAATGGCCCTTGGGTACGATCCGCAACAGAAGTCGTTTGTCGGTTCTTTTGTTTCGTCGAGCATGGCCACACTCTGGATTTATGGAGGCGGCACGCTCAACGATGCAGGCAATCAGCTGACGCTAAACACGACTGGGCCTAGTTTTACTGGGGAAGGCATGTCGCAATATCAGGATGTTATTGAGATCGTGGACAAGGACCACCGTATTTTGCATTCCTTCATGCTGGACGAAAACGAAGTCTGGCAAGAGTTCATGACGGCCAAATATACTCGCCAACAATGA